A single genomic interval of Chrysemys picta bellii isolate R12L10 chromosome 8, ASM1138683v2, whole genome shotgun sequence harbors:
- the ABL2 gene encoding tyrosine-protein kinase ABL2 isoform X4, producing MGPQPLRKESAPCSRNLNQRKHWNWLTHVAMWLHVSEKLRVLGYNQNGEWSEVCSKNGQGWVPSNYITPVNSLEKHSWYHGPVSRSAAEYLLSSLINGSFLVRESESSPGQLSISLRYEGRVYHYRINTTADGKVYVTAESRFNTLAELVHHHSTVADGLVTTLHYPAPKCNKPTVYGVSPIHDKWEMERTDITMKHKLGGGQYGEVYVGVWKKYNLTVAVKTLKEDTMEVEEFLKEAAVMKEIKHPNLVQLLGVCTLEPPFYIVTEYMPYGNLLDYLRECNREEVSAVVLLYMATQISSAMEYLEKKNFIHRDLAARNCLVGENHVVKVADFGLSRLMTGDTYTAHAGAKFPIKWTAPESLAYNTFSIKSDVWAFGVLLWEIATYGMSPYPGIDLSQVYDLLEKGYRMEQPEGCPPKVYELMRACWKWNPPDRPSFAETHQAFETMFHDSSISEEVAEELGRTASSSSIVPYLPRLPMLPSKTRTLKKQAENKENIEGTQDTVEHSASSSAPGFIRSTQPTSGSPALPRKQRDKSPSGLLEDAKETTFTRDRKGGFFSSFMKKRNAPTPPKRSSSFREMENQPHKKYELTGNFSSVASLQHVDGFSFTPTQQDANLAPAKCYSGGFAQRNFYSDDSGGTSSGGSASTGGGWSGITGFFTPRLIKKTLGLRAGKPTGAEEASKPFPRSNSTSSMSSGPPEQDRMAMTLPRNCQRSKIQLERTVSTSSQPEESIGRSTDLLPKRLEEGPALTRERPKAKLLPRGATAPPVRTSSGDSAVAEKDCPGLATTTPKSKEKNSGTRQGALEDGERPGWSSPAKAAAILPTTHNHKVPVLISPTLKHTPADVQLIGTDSQGNKFKLLSEHQVTSSGDRDRPRRVKPKCAPPPPPVMRLLQQSPVCSDTAEELSNTAAAQHGLETSEGGKKAVVAHGGGKAGRPMMPPPQVPLSSSSTSPAKMANGTAGAKVALRKTKQAAEKISADKISKEALLECADLLSSAIAEPTPNSQLVDTGHQLLDYCSGYVDCIPQTRNKFAFREAVSKLELSLQELQVSSTAASVPGANPVLNNLLSCVQEISDVVQR from the exons ATGGGTCCTCAACCTCTTAGGAAAGagtcagctccctgctccagaaATCTAAACCAGAGGAAGCACTGGAACTGGTTGACACATGTGGCAATGTGGTTGCATGTTA GTGAGAAGCTACGAGTCCTGGGTTACAACCAGAATGGTGAATGGAGTGAGGTATGTTCtaagaatgggcagggatgggtgcCAAGCAACTATATCACACCAGTGAACAGCCTGGAGAAGCATTCCTGGTATCATGGGCCCGTGTCACGCAGTGCAGCCGAGTATCTGCTGAGCAGTCTCATCAATGGCAGCTTCCTGGTTCGTGAAAGTGAGAGCAGCCCAGGGCAGCTGTCCATCTCCCTCCGGTACGAGGGGCGTGTTTACCACTACAGGATCAATACCACCGCAGATGGAAAG GTGTATGTGACAGCTGAAAGCCGCTTCAACACATTAGCAGAGCTAGTTCACCATCATTCTACAGTGGCAGATGGACTGGTGACAACCTTGCATTACCCAGCACCCAAGTGCAATAAGCCCACAGTCTATGGAGTGTCCCCCATCCATGACAAGTGGGAGATGGAACGAACGGATATCACCATGAAGCACAAACTTGGGGGAGGGCAGTATGGTGAAGTGTACGTTGGTGTCTGGAAGAAATACAATCTCACGGTTGCGGTGAAAACACTAAAG GAAGATACCATGGAAGTGGAGGAGTTCTTGAAAGAAGCTGCTGTGATGAAGGAAATCAAGCACCCAAATCTAGTGCAATTATTAG GTGTATGCACCCTGGAGCCACCCTTTTACATTGTGACGGAATATATGCCATATGGGAACCTGCTGGACTACCTACGAGAATGCAACCGGGAGGAGGTGAGCGCTGTCGTGCTGCTCTACATGGCCACTCAGATCTCCTCTGCTATGGAGTACTTGGAGAAGAAGAATTTCATCCACAG GGACCTAGCGGCTCGAAACTGCTTGGTAGGAGAAAACCACGTGGTGAAGGTGGCTGACTTCGGCTTAAGTCGATTGATGACTGGAGATACCTACACAGCTCATGCTGGAGCCAAGTTTCCTATCAAGTGGACAGCACCTGAGAGCCTGGCCTATAACACCTTCTCAATTAAATCAGATGTGTGGG CCTTTGGGGTGCTATTATGGGAAATTGCCACCTACGGGATGTCACCATACCCAGGTATTGACCTCTCACAGGTGTACGATCTGCTGGAGAAGGGATATCGGATGGAACAACCAGAGGGGTGCCCGCCAAAAGTTTATGAACTGATGAGGGCAT GCTGGAAGTGGAATCCCCCAGACCGACCATCCTTTGCTGAGACCCATCAAGCCTTTGAAACAATGTTCCATGACTCCAGCATCTCTGAAG AGGTGGCAGAGGAGCTTGGAAGAACAGCCTCCTCCTCATCCATAGTTCCCTACTTGCCCCGGTTACCCATGCTTCCCTCCAAGACTAGGACTCTGAAGAAACAGGCAGAGAATAaggagaatattgaaggaacacAAGATACTGTGGAGCATTCGGCTTCCAGCTCAGCACCAG GGTTTATCAGAAGCACACAGCCAACAAGTGGATCTCCAGCACTGCCTCGCAAACAAAGGGACAAGTCCCCCAGCGGCCTCTTGGAAGATGCCAAAGAGACCACTTTCACCAGGGACAGAAAGGGTGGCTTTTTCAGCTCCTTTATGAAGAAGAGGAATGCCCCCACTCCTCCAAAGCGTAGCAGTTCCTTCCGTGAGATGGAGAATCAGCCCCACAAGAAATATGAGCTCACGGGTAACTTTTCATCTGTTGCTTCCTTGCAGCATGTTGATGGATTTTCTTTTACTCCCACCCAGCAGGATGCAAACCTGGCCCCAGCCAAGTGCTACAGTGGGGGCTTTGCACAGAGGAACTTCTACAGTGATGACAGTGGTGGTACCAGCAGTGGTGGGAGTGCAAGCACTGGTGGTGGGTGGTCAGGCATCACAGGTTTCTTTACACCACGCTTAATTAAAAAGACACTGGGTTTACGAGCAGGGAAACCCACGGGTGCCGAAGAAGCTTCAAAGCCTTTTCCAAGGTCAAATTCTACATCTTCCATGTCTTCGGGGCCTCCCGAGCAGGATAGGATGGCAATGACTCTTCCTAGAAATTGTCAGAGGTCAAAAATCCAGCTGGAAAGGACAGTGTCCACCTCCTCTCAGCCAGAGGAGAGCATAGGTAGATCCACTGACCTGCTTCCCAAAAGGCTTGAAGAAGGCCCTGCTCTGACCAGAGAGAGACCGAAAGCCAAACTCTTGCCAAGAGGTGCCACCGCTCCTCCAGTCAGAACCTCTTCAGGGGATTCAGCTGTTGCAGAGAAGGACTGTCCAGGTCTGGCAACAACCACCCCTAAGAGCAAAGAAAAAAACAGTGGTACACGGCAAGGGGCCCTAGAAGATGGAGAGAGACCAGGATGGTCTTCTCCAGCAAAGGCTGCAGCAATACTTCCAACCACTCATAACCACAAAGTGCCAGTCCTAATCTCACCCACTCTAAAACATACTCCAGCAGACGTGCAGCTTATTGGCACAGACTCTCAGGGTAATAAATTTAAGCTCTTATCTGAGCATCAGGTCACATCTTCCGGCGACAGGGACCGGCCCAGACGGGTAAAACCAAAGTgtgccccacctccaccaccagtGATGAGGCTCCTGCAGCAGTCGCCCGTTTGCTCAGACACAGCAGAAGAGTTGAGCAACACCGCAGCAGCGCAGCATGGACTGGAAACAAGTGAAGGTGGTAAAAAGGCAGTGGTGGCACATGGTGGTGGAAAAGCTGGGAGGCCCATGATGCCGCCCCCTCAAGTGCCTCTGTCATCATCTTCCACCTCACCAGCGAAAATGGCCAATGGCACAGCGGGTGCTAAAGTGGCATTAAGAAAGACCAAACAGGCGGCTGAGAAAATCTCAGCGGACAAAATCAGCAAAGAGGCGCTGCTGGAGTGTGCAGACCTCCTCTCGAGTGCCATTGCCGAGCCAACGCCAAACAGCCAGCTGGTGGATACGGGGCACCAGCTGTTGGATTACTGCTCAGGCTATGTGGACTGCATCCCACAAACACGCAACAAATTTGCCTTCCGGGAAGCCGTGAGCAAACTGGAACTCAGCCTGCAGGAACTGCAGGTGTCCTCAACAGCTGCTAGTGTGCCCGGAGCAAACCCCGTCCTTAATAACTTATTGTCATGTGTCCAAGAAATCAGTGATGTGGTTCAAAGGTAG